GCGAAACGGCAGGTCGTAGCTGCTTAAAATCACGCTAAAAGGCACGGGAAAATCGGTGCCAAAAAGGATTTTGTCGTGGATTTGCGTTTGGGTTTTTAGGTGCGGCAGGATGCGGGCCTTGTTTATGCAAAGCAGCGCCGAAACGTCCGCGTAAAGCCCGTCAAACTCGCGCAGCCAACCAAGCAGCGTGAAGTAGTTCGCGCCGAATTTCTCGGGATCCCTGGATAGCGCCGTGAAAGCGCCGTCGCTTGAGGCGCCCATGTGAGCGCAGACGATGCGGCAACCAAGATTTAGCGGGGATTTTAGCTGTTCGATGCTCTCAAGCGCCTTGTTTGACGCCAGCGAGTTTTCGTCGCCCACGTGGATCACCAGCGGCAGCCCAAGTTCGCTAAGTAGCCTAAAATAGGGCTCGTAGCGCTTGTCGTTTAGATCCGTCTCCCAGTACGAGTGTAGCAGCTTGCCGCCTTTAAAGCCCATTTTATGGTACTTCTCGATCAAATTTAGCGCGTCTTTGCGGTTTGGATTTACGCTAAAAAACGGCACGACTTCGCTCGGATTTTGCTCGTAAAAGGCAAAAACATCTTCGTTTGAGGCGCAGACAGTTTTGTCCTTGTGCACGAGATTTCCGCTCTCGTCAAATTTCGCATCGACGCCAAAAACCACGGATTTTTGGACGAAATTTGAGCTTTTAATCAGCCGCGCGAAGTTGCTTTTGTAGCCCTCAAAGCCGTTTTTTATAAGCTCGCGCCTGTTTATGTCGAATTTCTTAGCGAAAAACGCGAGTGCGAGTTTGTCGTAAAATCGGTCGAATTTCACGTCCGCGCTAAGCAGATGCGAGTGGATATCGACGGTTTTTATCTGCGTTAAATTTGAGTTTTGTAGGCTCTCCGAGTCGCTTTCGTTAAATTTGCCCGATGAAAATCCGCTTAAATTTGCATCGCTTGCCGTCAAATTTACGCTAGTTTGAGCGCGTTTGCTTTCGGCGCAAATTTGACTCGCCGCGTTTTGGCGTGACCCGAGCGTTTTTGACGTGGCCGTCTGGCTAGCTCTCAAATTTGAGCTCAAATTTATCCGCGCGTTTTGCTCGGTTAAATTTGCGCGAGTTAAATTTGTTTCCGTTTTACGAGTCAAATTTAAGCCAGAGTTTGCGGCACTCGCGCAAGCTGAGTTTGGCGTCAAATTTGCCGCCGTTTTTTCGTCCCTCAAATTTACACCAAAACCAAAAGCCTCCAAACCCTTGCCTGCGCTATAAAAACCATCTCGAAACATCGTTTCTCCTTTTTAAAATTTGGCGAAATCATAGCCTAAATTTTAAAAAGTGTCAAGTGATGCTTTACGCTTTATGATTTTCTAAGCTAAATTTGAGTAATATTTCGTCAAATTTAACGAAAGGAAAGAGATGAGCTACAAGATGAGCGAGCTTTGCGAACTATCGCAAACGCCCAAATCAACGATACTCTTTTACGTCAAGGAGGGGCTTTTGCCGGAGCCCGTGAAGGTAAAAGATAACGTCCATCAGTACGGCGAGGACACGCTTTTGATGCTAAATTTCATCAAATACGTCCAGAGCAACTTCCACCTCAGTCTAAAGGAGGTCAAGGCGCTCACGCAGCAAAAGGGCTTTAGCTTTAAACGCTGCTACGAGGCGCTTTTTGATTCGCTAGATACATTTATGGGGTCAAATTTCGCCCAGACGCTAAGCGCTAGCGAGGCGTGTGAGAGGCTGGGTATCAGCCAGGCCGAGCTAGATAAATTTATCGAGGAGGGATTTATCTTTATGCGAGGGGGCAAGCTAACGCAAAAAGAGGTCGAGATCCTACAAATCGCACTAGAAACCCAAAAGAGCGAGCGCGGGCGGGAAATTTTACAGACCTATATAAATTTAGCCAAACAAACGGCCAAAATAGAAGCCGAGTGCGCGCGTGAAATTTACGCGAAAGCAAAGGATAAAAACGCTGCCTTAAAGCTCGTTTTTGATAATATCTTGATTTTAAAACCATATATCTTAAATTTTCACACCTTTGATGCCTACAAAAAGGAGAACAAATGAAAGGCGTTTTTTCGGTTAGGGGCTTTTTGCCCTTTTTGGTCGTTATGTTTATCAACGCGGTCGTCGATCTTGGCCACAAGATCACGATCCAAAACATACTTTTTAAGAGCATCGAGGATGAAAATTTACAGATTATCCTGACCTCGCTCGTAAATTTGCTAATCTTGCTTCCATACATCATGCTTTTTAGCGTTTCGGGCTTTTTAAACGACAAATTTTCGCGAACGCGCATCACGAGATATGCGGCTGCGAGCGAAATTTTACTCACGCTTTTTATAACGGTGAGCTACTTTTGCGGCTGGTTCTACGTGGCGTTTGGCACGACGCTGCTGTTAGCCGTGCAAAGTGCGATATATAGCCCGGCAAAATACGGCCTCATCAAAAAAATCGTGGGCGGCGAGAAGCTGGGTGCTGCAAACGGTATCGTGCAGGCCTTTACTATCGTGGCGATTTTGCTTGGTTCGTTTGTTTTTTCGGCGATTTTCGAGAGCTACGCGGCGCAGAGTACGGACGCTGGCGAGATGATAAAATCGGTCTGGTTTATCGGCGCGATACTTTTTGTTTGCTCGGTAGCCGAGACGATTTTTACGTTTAAGATTCCGTTTTTCGAGGCGACTGATGCAGGGCTTAAATTTGACGCGAAAAAGTACTTTAAACTAGGCTACCTAAAAGAAAACACTAAGCACATCTTTAACAACAAAAATGCCTTTTTATGTACGCTGGGGCTTTCGGTTTTCTGGGCGGTGGCGCAGCTTGTTATCGCCGTTTTCCCCGCTCACTACAAGGCTATGAGCGCGGATAACAACGTCATGGTCGTGCAGGCGATTTTAGCCGTTAGCACCATCGGCCTAGTCGCTGGCTCGGCGTTAGCGGGCAGCTACTCGAAAAACCACATCGAGATGGGCATCGTGCCTTTTGGAGCGCTGGGGCTTTTTGCTTCGCTACTTATGTTTGCGCAGGGCTCAAGTGCTGCGTTTATGACGCTGGCGTCCTTTTTGTTTGGCTTTAGCGGCGGTATTTTCATCGTGCCGTTAAACGCAAATATCCAGTTTTTTACCTCCGAAGAGCAGATGGGCCGCACGCTAGCTGGCAGTAACTTTATACAAAATATCTTCATGGCAGCGTTTTTACTGCTTGCGATGGCGTTTAGCATATTTGCCGTTAGCACGCCCGAAATTTTCGTCATTACATCCTTTAGCGTGCTTATCTGCGCGCTAGCGACGATAAAATACCTACCGCATCTTTTTGCGCGTTTGCTTATCATGCCGTTTTTTAGGATCGGCTATACGATCAACGTCGATGGCGTCGAGAATATCCCGCAAAAAGGCGGCGTGCTGCTGCTTGGCAACCACATAAGCTGGATAGACTGGGCTGTGCTGCAGATGGCCTCTCCGCGTCCGATCAGATTTGCGATGCATAAGAGCTTTTATGAAATTTGGTACCTAAAATGGCTGTTAAATTTATTTGACGTGATCCCCATTGGCGCGGGTGCGAGCAAAAGCGCGCTAGAAAAGATCCGCGAGTGCCTAGACGCGGGCGACGTGGTGGCGCTGTTTCCGGAAGGCCACATCAGCTATAACGGCCAGATAGACGAGTTTGCGCACGGATACGAGATAGCCGCAAGCGATACAAACTCCGTCATAGTGCCGTTTTACCTGCGCGGCCTTTGGGGTTCGAGCTTCTCGCGCGCTCAAAAATACTATCAAAAAATCAGCCGCAAAGTAGATGGCAAACGCGCTATCAGGGTGAGCTTTGGTGCGCCTTTGGCGCCTGAGACCAAAGCCCCGCAGGTACACGAAAAGGTCGTCGAGCTGTCGTTTTTTAGCTGGGCTGAGTATCTAAAGACTCTTGAGCCTATGCAGTTTAGCTGGCTAAAACACGCTAAAGCGGATCTATTTAAACGCTCGATGGTAGATAGTACGGGTGCCGACCTAAGCAATCTAAAAGTCATCGCGACCGTGCTCGTGTTTTTGTCCAAATTTAAATTCGCGTTTTTAAAAGAGCGACACGTCGGCGTGATACTGCCCTCCTCGGTGATGGGTAGTATTATAAATTTGATGCTATTTATCAGAGGCAAGGTAAGCGTAAATCTAAACTACACGCTTAGCGAGCAAAATTTGATCGGCTGCGCGGACAAGGCAAAGCTAAAAAGCATAATCACGTCGCGCCAGTTTATCGCCAAGCTAAAGGCTCGCGGCTTTGAGCTAGAAGAGTCGCTAAAAGGCAGACTAATCTACCTCGAAGACGTCGCGCAGGGTATAAGCAAGGCTGATAAAATTTGCGCGATGCTAAAGGCCGTGCTGATGCCGCGCTGGCTGCTCGAGCTTATATATTTTCGCGACGTTCGCATCGACGACGAGGCGGCGATACTCTTTAGCAGCGGCAGCGAGGGCACGCCAAAGGGCATAGTGCTAACGCATAAAAACATAATGGCAAACATCAAGCAAATTTCAGAGATCATAAACACGGGCGGCAACGACGTGATCTTGGCGTCGCTACCAATATTTCATTCGTTTGGGCTTACTGCGGCGACCTTTTTTCCGCTTAGCGAGGGTATCGCCACCGCTCACGTGCCAGATCCCACAGACGCCTTTGCCGTGGGCAAGATGGTCGCCAAATACCACGCGACGATAATGTTTGGCACCTCGACGTTTTTTAGGCTCTACACCAAAAACAAAAAGCTAAATCCGCTGATGTTTTCTACGATCCGCTACGCGATAGCTGGCGCAGAAAAATTAAATGCGGTGGTAAAGCGCGAGTTTAAGATGAAATTTGGCATCGAAATTTACGAGGGCTACGGTACGACCGAGACCTCGCCCGTTGTCAGCGTAAATACCGCAAACGTGCTAGAGCCCGAGTTTTTTAAAGAGCTTGTTTTCTCAAAAGAGGGCAGCGTGGGTCTACCGACAGCCGGCACGATAATAAGAATCTGCGACCCTACAAGCCTAGAAAAGCTAGAAAACGGGCAAGCCGGCCTAATCCTAATCGGCGGCCATCAGGTGATGAAGGGCTACTATCTAGATGAGGAACGCACGAAAGAGGCGATCGTCGAGCTAGACGGCGTGCGCTACTATAACAGCGGCGACATCGGATTTTTGGACGAGGCTGGCTTTTTAACCATCACGGATAGGCTCTCTCGCTTTGCTAAAATCGGCGGCGAGATGATCAGCCTAGGCGCGCTCGAGGCTCAAATTTCAGCCGTATTGGGCGATGAGGCGACATTTGTGTGCACCAATGTCGCCGACGAGAAAAAGGGCGAGCAAGTCGTCATGCTCTTTAGCGGCGAGATGAGCGAGGAGGACGTGGCCGCGCGCATCAGGGCTTCTGCGATACCGTCCATCATGCAGCCTTCAAAGATTTTTAAAGTCGAGGCCGTACCTGTGCTAGGAACGGGCAAAGTGGACTTTAAATCAAGTAAAAAACTAGCGGCCCAGTTGGTTGCTGGCGAGGGAAATTTGGGCACGGCGGAGGAAGCTTAAATTTACGCTATGAAAGGCAAATTTGGCGGCTAGGTCGTCAAATTTGCCTATCGTCTAAGACTGGCAAAAGACCCCTGCAAAATTAAATTTTAAAACGACGATACCCGCTTATAAACACCTAAGTTTAATCACAATATAATCATAACGAAAATAAAACAATAAGGCGAATTTTGAACTTAAATTTAAAACAAAAACTCTTCGGTGGTAAACTTAAAAAGATAGTTTGGTCGGTAGTGCTTTTTACGGCGATACTTTGCGCAGCATTTATCCGTATAATCCCCGACTACTCCACTTCGCGAGGCTTCGCCATAGTTTCTCTTTTTGACTATAACAAATACAAGCAAGGATACTGCCTAAAAGAGGATAGAATTTTGCCGAGAGAGGAGCTGTATAAAAGAGCCGTAAGGAGCTATTTTATTAACCTTTACGAATACCCTAGAGTAGAGAGGAGATACAATATCTTCGAAGATAAATATATATATGATGATTATTGTATGAAGTCTGATAAAAGATGTCAATTTTGGGCATCTGATAGACGGATAGGAATATACGAATTGAGTGACTTTATTGATGGAAATAAGACATGGGAGCAAAATTTAAAAAATTTAGGTTTTTATATTTTAGATATTTTTAAAGACGCCCTTGTCGGTAAAGACAATAAACTAAAATACACTATCTTGTATGATATTGGGGGTATTGAAATACAGCTTTTTACCTTTAATAGTATAGACATAATCCATATAGACGAGGTAAAAAAAATAAGAAATTTGAAATTAGTGGGTCAAAGAAACAAAGAGCAGAATTTGTTTCCTGATACCGGATACTCGAAGTTTTATTTAAAAATAAATGTGCTAGAGTCGGCAAAAGGTATCAACCAGGATCTAAAAGCCGATATACCGTTTGGAATATATGATTTAATAAAATATTACTACTATCCTATTTCTAATTGCGGCTACGTAGATAAAATTTCAACCGAAAAATATGCAGAAGACTATACGTTAACAAATTTCTTAATAAGGGAGACAGAATGATTAATTGTTTGGAGTCAACTAAGGATAATTGTCTGGACTTAACAAAGGATTACGGTGTTACGATGTTATCTTATTATCTTTGGGGACAAAGCAATATACCAAAACCAGAAGAGATATCTAGTGCACAATGGATAGATAGGAAAAATGTTACCATAAATAAAAAATATAATGATGAGCGGCTGGAGCCAGGGCGGAGATGACGGCTGGTCTTTGTGATATAGGCGATGGGTCGGCGCCGCTAAATTTGCTTTAAATTTTCCGAGACAGGGCTTGATTTGGCCTCGTTCCAAAGCGTTATAAATTCTATCTTATACATCTTGCTAAAATTTATTCAAAACTCCGAGCTAGGTCTTAGTTTAAATTCAATACGCCTCACTGCGATGATAAAATTTGGGTTTTAGCGGTTATGGATAGCGTAGAAAATAGCGTCGTTTCATCACGGTTTAGCCGCATGTGTGGTCAAATTTGCTTGATAAAACGACTAGCTAGCCTGGCTACCGTAGACTAGCTAAATTTACACCAAATCCCTGCTACTAAAGATAAAATATCCGCCCACAAGCATAATCGCACCCAAAATCAGCGGATAAAAAATCGAGTAAATAACAAATCCAAACGCGCTAAAGTTGTTTAGCACGAAATTTGACGCCACGCCGATCACGGCTAAATTTGGATCAAACAGGCTAATCGCCGCAATCCTAAAGACCTCGATGGGGTTAATGAGCGCGATAAAAAAGATGATATCCTCGCGCACGTTGCTCTTCATCAAAAAGCCGATCAGCGCGAGGTCCAAAAACGCTAGCAAGATAAGCCAGAGCAAAAACGCGACGCCTTGACCCATTTCTTGGTTTTTGATCATCGACGAGATGAGAAATCCAAACGACAAAAATACGAAGCTAAGCGCGAAAAGTAGGGCTGTGTAGAGGGTTAGGATATTCCACGGGATTTCTATTTTTTTAACTAGACCGGCAGCCACGGCTAAAACAAAAGAGAGCAAAAGCGGCACGAAAATAACGAAAATGCGCCCTAAAGCCTTGCCAAAATAGTATTCGCCCAGGCTAACGGGAAAGCTAAGCATATACTCAAGCAGATTCGTATCGCGGTCGGCGCTGATACTGCGCACGGTCGAGATGAGGATAAAAATAGGCACGATAACGATACAAATTTGGATAAAAAGCAGCAAAAGCCGCGTAAGCCCGCTAAAGCCCAGCACCCGCGAGTCCGTCACGCCGCTAAATATAAAAGTAACGATAAGCCCCATAAAAACCAGCATATAGATGAGAAACCAGCGCGAGCGCAGCGACTCGGCGACGTCTAGTTTGGCGATGAGTAGCAGGTTACGCATGCGCGCCTCCTTGAGAGATTAGCTCATCTTTTACGATTTGCCCCAGATCCATCTCGACGTAGCGGTTTGATATGCCTTGCACCTCATCAAGCCTGTGCGAGATGAAAACCAGCGTCTTTTCGCGCGCAAACTCGCCTAGTAGATCCATAAAATTTCGCCTGGCTTTTGGGTCCAAATTTGCCGTGGGCTCATCAAACATCATAGCTTCGGTATCTTTGGCAAAGGCGATTGCGATTAGCATTTTTTGCTTCATACCGCCTGAGAGTTTGTAAAAGGGCTTGTGAAAATTTCCTTTTAGATCAAGCTCCATTTTCTCGCAAAATTTCTCTATATTTTCCTGAGCAACGCCCGAACTTTTGCAGACGAACTCGCAAAGCTCTTTTAGGTTAAATTTAAGCGGCGGCGGCGTTTGCGGAACGAAAGATATCACGCTAAGGGCTTCTTTGCGCGCGGTAAATGGGTCAAAGCCGTTTACTCGCACCTCGCCGCTGTTTGGTTTAAATTCGCCTAGGATTATGCGCATCAGCGAGCTTTTGCCGGCGCCGTTTTGCCCGAGCACGACCGTTTTTTGCCCCTTTTCTATGCTTAAATTTACGTTTTGCAGTATCTTTTGCGAGCCAAAAGCCTTGGTGATGTCTTTTAAGATTATCAAATTTATCCTTTTAGATGAGCTTTTTAAAGCCGTTGTCGAATTTCAGCGCGTCGTGGTGACACACGTCGATACAGCGCCCGCAAAGCGTGCAGTCGCCGCCCACGAGACGAAATTCTTTTTTATTTTCGTCGCCGTCAAATTTAGCGTTTTTCTTCGTGATTTCAAGCACATGCGGCACGAGACAGGTATCGATGCAGACTAGGCAGTGGTCGCAGCGATCTTTGTTCCAGCTAACTTTGACGGCGTTGGTGCGGGTTAGCAGCGAATACGTCGCACCGATGGGGCAGACGTAGCGGCACCAGCCTCTACGGGAGTAGAAAATCTCGACTAAAAGTATAAAAACCGCAAACCAAATCGCGTGAAAGTAGCCGTAAATAACAAACCTCGACACTATGCCCGTCACGCTAAATACCTCAAACACGAGCTGCGCGCTGGCAAAACTCATCGCGATAAAAAGCACGGTAAAGACGTAGCGCCATTTGGGGTCGAAATTTCGGCGTTTGATTATCTTTTTGGCGGCTAAATTTTCGTGGATTTTCTCGCCGATCTCGCCCAAAAAAGTATAAGGGCAAATCCAGCCGCAAAAAGCTCGCCCGCCAACAAGCGCGTAAAAAAGCAAAATCGTAGCCGTGCCGATGATCAAATTTATCGGAAACTCGTGCGTCGCGGCAAATACCTGAAAGCTCATAAAAGCGTCGGTCAAATGAAAGCCTAAAATCCTTGATCCGCTGATGTCGCCTTCTAAAATTTGAATATCCGCGCGGTAAGAAAGCACGAACAAAATATGCACTAGCGCGATCGTCATGAGCCGCCAAGCGCGGATGCTAAGGCGCTTTTTGCCCTCCGCGTTTTTTACCGTGAGCGTGCTTAGAAACGGGACTTTGGCGACCGTGCAGCGCGTGGCGTACTTGTCCATTTTCTACTCTTTAAATTTTGAAATTTCATCAGCTAACGCGCCTAGATCCTCGTCTGATACGTTTGTAAGAAGCCCCTTCATCAGGCTATTTGACACCTTGCCTTCTTTGTAGTTTTTTAGCGAAGCTAGGATTTCGTCCTTGCTCTTGCCTGCGATGCTAGGCGCCATCACGCCCTTGCCGTTTGCTCCGTGACAAGGCGCGCAGGAGGTCAGGTATCGCTTGCTAACGCCCTGGCTAGGCTGATTTGCGACGCTGTTTTGTAGCTGTTTGATCTTTTTGATCTCTTCGCTATCTTGCAAATTTAGCTCTTCATTTACGACTTTTGGCTGCGTTTGTTGTGCCGGTTTTAGCTCGGGCCTGCTAGCGTCCTTTATGGGTGCCAAGGGCTGGCTAGTCAGCATAAAAACCATGAGCGCAAGTACCAAAACTCCAAAGATTATCGCTATTTTCTTTCCCATTTTAGCCTCCTATTTTTTTCTAAATTGCTCGTTAAATTCGCTGATTTCATTAGCTAGCGCCCTGATCTGCGCCTCGTCCATGCCGCGAACTAGATCTTTCATCAGCGGATTTGCCTTTTGCTTGCTCTTATATGCGGCGATCATGTCGTAAATTTGATCCGAGGTTTTATTTAGCAGCGACGGGCCGATGATGCCGTTGGCGTAGTCGTCGTGGCAAGCGGAGCATTTGACTATAAAGTCCTTGCTAAGGCGCCCTTTGATGAGTTTTAAATTTATGCTTTGCAGCGGGCTTC
This region of Campylobacter showae CSUNSWCD genomic DNA includes:
- a CDS encoding amidohydrolase family protein, which codes for MFRDGFYSAGKGLEAFGFGVNLRDEKTAANLTPNSACASAANSGLNLTRKTETNLTRANLTEQNARINLSSNLRASQTATSKTLGSRQNAASQICAESKRAQTSVNLTASDANLSGFSSGKFNESDSESLQNSNLTQIKTVDIHSHLLSADVKFDRFYDKLALAFFAKKFDINRRELIKNGFEGYKSNFARLIKSSNFVQKSVVFGVDAKFDESGNLVHKDKTVCASNEDVFAFYEQNPSEVVPFFSVNPNRKDALNLIEKYHKMGFKGGKLLHSYWETDLNDKRYEPYFRLLSELGLPLVIHVGDENSLASNKALESIEQLKSPLNLGCRIVCAHMGASSDGAFTALSRDPEKFGANYFTLLGWLREFDGLYADVSALLCINKARILPHLKTQTQIHDKILFGTDFPVPFSVILSSYDLPFRERLALNHIQNPLDRYVRAMSLYFGEDSPIFSNYKKILGEI
- a CDS encoding MerR family transcriptional regulator gives rise to the protein MSYKMSELCELSQTPKSTILFYVKEGLLPEPVKVKDNVHQYGEDTLLMLNFIKYVQSNFHLSLKEVKALTQQKGFSFKRCYEALFDSLDTFMGSNFAQTLSASEACERLGISQAELDKFIEEGFIFMRGGKLTQKEVEILQIALETQKSERGREILQTYINLAKQTAKIEAECAREIYAKAKDKNAALKLVFDNILILKPYILNFHTFDAYKKENK
- a CDS encoding acyl-[ACP]--phospholipid O-acyltransferase yields the protein MKGVFSVRGFLPFLVVMFINAVVDLGHKITIQNILFKSIEDENLQIILTSLVNLLILLPYIMLFSVSGFLNDKFSRTRITRYAAASEILLTLFITVSYFCGWFYVAFGTTLLLAVQSAIYSPAKYGLIKKIVGGEKLGAANGIVQAFTIVAILLGSFVFSAIFESYAAQSTDAGEMIKSVWFIGAILFVCSVAETIFTFKIPFFEATDAGLKFDAKKYFKLGYLKENTKHIFNNKNAFLCTLGLSVFWAVAQLVIAVFPAHYKAMSADNNVMVVQAILAVSTIGLVAGSALAGSYSKNHIEMGIVPFGALGLFASLLMFAQGSSAAFMTLASFLFGFSGGIFIVPLNANIQFFTSEEQMGRTLAGSNFIQNIFMAAFLLLAMAFSIFAVSTPEIFVITSFSVLICALATIKYLPHLFARLLIMPFFRIGYTINVDGVENIPQKGGVLLLGNHISWIDWAVLQMASPRPIRFAMHKSFYEIWYLKWLLNLFDVIPIGAGASKSALEKIRECLDAGDVVALFPEGHISYNGQIDEFAHGYEIAASDTNSVIVPFYLRGLWGSSFSRAQKYYQKISRKVDGKRAIRVSFGAPLAPETKAPQVHEKVVELSFFSWAEYLKTLEPMQFSWLKHAKADLFKRSMVDSTGADLSNLKVIATVLVFLSKFKFAFLKERHVGVILPSSVMGSIINLMLFIRGKVSVNLNYTLSEQNLIGCADKAKLKSIITSRQFIAKLKARGFELEESLKGRLIYLEDVAQGISKADKICAMLKAVLMPRWLLELIYFRDVRIDDEAAILFSSGSEGTPKGIVLTHKNIMANIKQISEIINTGGNDVILASLPIFHSFGLTAATFFPLSEGIATAHVPDPTDAFAVGKMVAKYHATIMFGTSTFFRLYTKNKKLNPLMFSTIRYAIAGAEKLNAVVKREFKMKFGIEIYEGYGTTETSPVVSVNTANVLEPEFFKELVFSKEGSVGLPTAGTIIRICDPTSLEKLENGQAGLILIGGHQVMKGYYLDEERTKEAIVELDGVRYYNSGDIGFLDEAGFLTITDRLSRFAKIGGEMISLGALEAQISAVLGDEATFVCTNVADEKKGEQVVMLFSGEMSEEDVAARIRASAIPSIMQPSKIFKVEAVPVLGTGKVDFKSSKKLAAQLVAGEGNLGTAEEA
- a CDS encoding ABC transporter permease, with translation MRNLLLIAKLDVAESLRSRWFLIYMLVFMGLIVTFIFSGVTDSRVLGFSGLTRLLLLFIQICIVIVPIFILISTVRSISADRDTNLLEYMLSFPVSLGEYYFGKALGRIFVIFVPLLLSFVLAVAAGLVKKIEIPWNILTLYTALLFALSFVFLSFGFLISSMIKNQEMGQGVAFLLWLILLAFLDLALIGFLMKSNVREDIIFFIALINPIEVFRIAAISLFDPNLAVIGVASNFVLNNFSAFGFVIYSIFYPLILGAIMLVGGYFIFSSRDLV
- a CDS encoding ABC transporter ATP-binding protein yields the protein MIILKDITKAFGSQKILQNVNLSIEKGQKTVVLGQNGAGKSSLMRIILGEFKPNSGEVRVNGFDPFTARKEALSVISFVPQTPPPLKFNLKELCEFVCKSSGVAQENIEKFCEKMELDLKGNFHKPFYKLSGGMKQKMLIAIAFAKDTEAMMFDEPTANLDPKARRNFMDLLGEFAREKTLVFISHRLDEVQGISNRYVEMDLGQIVKDELISQGGAHA
- a CDS encoding NapH/MauN family ferredoxin-type protein, with the translated sequence MDKYATRCTVAKVPFLSTLTVKNAEGKKRLSIRAWRLMTIALVHILFVLSYRADIQILEGDISGSRILGFHLTDAFMSFQVFAATHEFPINLIIGTATILLFYALVGGRAFCGWICPYTFLGEIGEKIHENLAAKKIIKRRNFDPKWRYVFTVLFIAMSFASAQLVFEVFSVTGIVSRFVIYGYFHAIWFAVFILLVEIFYSRRGWCRYVCPIGATYSLLTRTNAVKVSWNKDRCDHCLVCIDTCLVPHVLEITKKNAKFDGDENKKEFRLVGGDCTLCGRCIDVCHHDALKFDNGFKKLI
- a CDS encoding c-type cytochrome, with translation MGKKIAIIFGVLVLALMVFMLTSQPLAPIKDASRPELKPAQQTQPKVVNEELNLQDSEEIKKIKQLQNSVANQPSQGVSKRYLTSCAPCHGANGKGVMAPSIAGKSKDEILASLKNYKEGKVSNSLMKGLLTNVSDEDLGALADEISKFKE